The DNA window GCATCCCAAGTTTCTGTGGTCTTGGTATgttattaatttaattaagaaaattatcttgtaccattCCTCTTTTGAAACTTTATATGAGATACCACCCGAATTAGCAACCTAATTCAGTTTTAATATCAAATCATTAATTTTATCTTTAATTACAATTGGTCTTAATTAATTATAGGCAGGAGGTCCTTCATGGTGGGTTCTACTTGGAAGAAGGGATGGTTTAACAGCAAACCAGAGTGCAGCCAATACTACAATGCCAAGTCCCACAGATCCACTCTCTGTTCTCAAGGCTAAGTTCGCAGCCCGTGGCCTTGACACCAATGATCTTGTTGCATTGTTAGGTaacaattttattaaatttcattccCTGTCTTAATTATGTAACTAATTATTTAATCAAGTATTAGTATATAATTGGGAGTGTCATTATATTCTCAGGTGCCCACACATTTGGACGTTCCCAGTGTCGATCTTTCAGTTATCGGTTGTACAACTTCAATAACACAGGCAAGCCTGACCCGACTATCAACTTAACTTACTTGAAGACTCTCCAAAAGATCTGCCCTGATGGTGGAGACGGGTCTGCTGTAGCCAACCTAGACCCGACCACACCCGATAAATTCGATAATAAATATTTCTCCAACCTTAAAAAGAATAGAGGTCTGCTCCAAAGTGATCAAGAGTTGTTTACATCAACTTCCGGTGAGAATGCTCTCTCTGATGTGAAGAGCTTCAGCAGCAATCAACACAAATTCTTTAGGAGCTTTGTTCGTTCTATGATAAGAATGGGAAATATCAGCCCGTTAACTGGGTCCGATGGAGAGATCCGATTGAACTGCGCAAGGGTCAATGAAGATAAATCAATATTTGACTCGAATGACGTTTTGATTAGCTCCAACTAGCTGATGATGGATATAAACCCTTATGGGTGAATGAGTTTGTTTGAACTAAACTGTTGTGGAAGAATTTCTAttctaattaataaattaataactTGGGGTAGActtggaactttttttttttggtggggtgtgGGGGGTGTAAGcagtatattttttttagtcgTTGCagtgtatgttttttttttttttttttttgggtaatcatGAATAAGAAAAGTTTTTGAAGTTTTATGATTCGGTATCCTATTATTTATATGAAGTTACCTATGTATAAATTACATTTTGTTTGATCATCCCATgaattctttgaatttttttttcttctaaaaaagcataaatttgatttttgtattaaaataaaataaaaaaaatgaaaaaaggagaGGGTTTCATGTAAGGCAGTGTGGCCCCTATATTAATGCAGGGGCTAATGAGAACACATGTGAAAGCCCAATACGTTTATGGCCCAACCTAAATCGGCCAGGTTAATAAACATGTGgagctcaagcccgacatgtttattaaacgggcgttcatGGTGTAGGTAGCTATCCCATCGGGCGCCCTACTGAACTGACACGTTTATATGCCCGATTTGAACTGACTCGTTGTAGCCCGACCCAACCTGacccccctttaatactacataaaattcctatttttcctactagtaagaaactaattaagctttcttaccctttgctttgtagtaggatttgatttaattaagctttatcttgtaagttgtaatggtcataatcttttctttttttaaaaagaacaaccataatctcaaccCACCTAAGAATAGAATTTTAGGATAGGcacgtttagagcccgtttagacttaaatagatccgtagcccggttaaagcccgattaaagcctgtTTATGGAAGCCtaattaaagcccgacaccaatcggcccgattataaaccgtaccatggCCCCCAAACCTAGGCCTGTTTACTTAAATGGGAGTTCATGGTGCAAGGCTTTTAAatgg is part of the Macadamia integrifolia cultivar HAES 741 chromosome 9, SCU_Mint_v3, whole genome shotgun sequence genome and encodes:
- the LOC122089881 gene encoding peroxidase 15-like; translation: MSSFSLKMSSSSTTLTVVAALLILCMSMLIRGSAAQLDPYFYEETCPDVFGIVEDIIEQASQTDPRVGASLIRLHFHDCFVNGCDGSILLNNSATIKSEKDAIPNKGSARRFDVVDTIKAALEDRCPGVVSCADILAIASQVSVVLAGGPSWWVLLGRRDGLTANQSAANTTMPSPTDPLSVLKAKFAARGLDTNDLVALLGAHTFGRSQCRSFSYRLYNFNNTGKPDPTINLTYLKTLQKICPDGGDGSAVANLDPTTPDKFDNKYFSNLKKNRGLLQSDQELFTSTSGENALSDVKSFSSNQHKFFRSFVRSMIRMGNISPLTGSDGEIRLNCARVNEDKSIFDSNDVLISSN